One window of Novosphingobium sp. P6W genomic DNA carries:
- a CDS encoding TetR/AcrR family transcriptional regulator: MPIIVDKQERRSLVLSVAFDLVADRGIDALTFREIAAATGCSTSIVSHYFRNKNELLFGVYQLANDRARERLEVAFAAGLPLLDCLAEIMPLNAQARANWRVWIAFWGRAHLEPEYLEERRRAAEQSLELYRMMLVRRSARPVGDGDLLFEARRLIASVAGISLEACFAPDDWSAECMTQVLAAQLADIGFASDA, from the coding sequence ATGCCGATCATCGTCGACAAGCAGGAGCGCCGGTCGCTTGTCCTGTCGGTCGCGTTCGACCTTGTCGCTGACCGGGGGATCGACGCGCTGACCTTCCGCGAGATCGCGGCGGCGACAGGGTGCAGCACCTCGATCGTGTCGCACTATTTCCGCAACAAGAACGAACTTCTCTTTGGCGTCTATCAACTCGCCAACGACCGTGCCCGTGAGCGGCTGGAGGTGGCGTTCGCTGCCGGACTGCCGCTGCTCGACTGCCTGGCAGAGATCATGCCGCTGAATGCACAGGCACGGGCCAACTGGCGCGTATGGATCGCGTTCTGGGGCAGGGCGCATCTGGAGCCCGAGTACCTTGAAGAACGCCGCCGTGCGGCTGAGCAGAGCCTGGAACTCTACCGCATGATGCTGGTGCGGCGCAGCGCCCGCCCGGTCGGAGACGGCGACCTGCTGTTCGAGGCGCGGCGGCTGATCGCCTCGGTCGCGGGGATTTCGCTCGAAGCCTGCTTCGCGCCCGATGACTGGAGCGCCGAGTGTATGACCCAAGTTCTGGCGGCACAGCTGGCCGATATCGGCTTCGCATCGGATGCCTGA
- a CDS encoding DUF924 family protein produces the protein MNEPQDEVLNFWFRELTPQDWFKGGEALDELVRGRFADLHRQARACMLDDWAATPLGRLALILLLDQFSRQIHRAAAAAFETDVRAQQWAVEGIAMGMDEKLSFGQRQFFYMPLMHAEDPQLQAMSIERFTALRDFADDILKFAQSHKSEIDRFGRFPHRNEALARTSSEDERAFMEA, from the coding sequence TTGAACGAACCACAGGACGAGGTGCTGAATTTCTGGTTTCGCGAACTGACGCCTCAGGATTGGTTCAAGGGCGGCGAGGCGCTCGATGAGTTGGTTCGCGGGCGTTTCGCCGATCTGCATAGGCAGGCCCGTGCCTGCATGCTCGACGATTGGGCGGCCACGCCGCTCGGCCGGCTGGCGCTGATCCTGCTGCTCGACCAGTTTTCAAGGCAGATCCATCGCGCTGCCGCCGCCGCTTTCGAAACGGACGTTCGCGCGCAGCAATGGGCGGTCGAGGGGATCGCGATGGGCATGGACGAGAAGCTGTCGTTCGGGCAGCGCCAGTTCTTCTATATGCCGCTGATGCACGCCGAGGACCCGCAGCTTCAGGCGATGAGCATCGAGCGTTTCACCGCGCTGCGCGACTTTGCCGACGATATCTTGAAGTTCGCGCAGAGCCACAAGTCCGAGATCGACCGTTTCGGCCGTTTCCCGCACCGCAACGAAGCGCTGGCAAGAACGTCGAGCGAGGACGAACGCGCATTCATGGAAGCGTGA
- a CDS encoding HAMP domain-containing sensor histidine kinase produces MARSFAPRFAVYVALVFLLLGVMQLVASIVFYQSIDRQTLREDHARRVAEMLVVSDRIHALDPQLTAPTMSTRHLAAAVANAPSVAASAPSETLRAIATRIVEWEPSLGGRSLRLAVRDVGHGKRDLVGSIRLTDEHWLNFRSRDMNAAWPVALRATVLTLATTLACLAIGLAALHVLTRPLRRMSDAADAIGQGRQVTVRETGSPDLRKLAHSMNVMQDRIARLLQDQARSFEAISHDLRTPLSRQKVAAELIDDAELGGVILASVDEMEALLASLQRFLRAQHLDAEPETVELGQLVRGVLFPYRGRARFAVEGTASVRTFREPLSLALEALIENAIQFGGEARITIRRVDGHWCIEIADSGPGIPSCYFDAILDPFFRLDAARARDTKGFGLGIPTAHRLMMRFDGKLTFASSPEGGLIVRIRVPQPQDAAA; encoded by the coding sequence GTGGCCCGATCCTTTGCCCCGCGCTTCGCGGTCTACGTCGCGCTTGTGTTCCTGCTTCTGGGCGTGATGCAACTGGTGGCCAGCATCGTGTTCTACCAGTCGATCGACCGGCAGACCCTGCGCGAAGATCACGCCCGCCGCGTCGCCGAGATGCTGGTGGTGAGCGACCGTATCCATGCGCTCGACCCGCAGCTTACGGCCCCCACCATGAGCACGCGCCACCTCGCCGCCGCCGTGGCCAATGCGCCTTCCGTTGCCGCGTCTGCACCCTCCGAAACGCTGCGGGCGATCGCCACCCGCATCGTCGAATGGGAACCTTCGTTGGGCGGCCGTTCGCTGCGCCTTGCCGTGCGCGATGTCGGCCATGGCAAGCGCGATCTCGTCGGCTCGATCAGGCTGACGGACGAACACTGGCTGAACTTCCGCTCGCGAGACATGAATGCGGCGTGGCCGGTGGCCCTGCGCGCCACTGTGCTGACGCTGGCGACGACGCTGGCCTGCCTTGCCATCGGCCTTGCCGCACTGCACGTCCTTACCCGCCCCCTGCGCCGGATGAGCGACGCCGCCGATGCCATCGGCCAGGGCCGTCAGGTGACCGTGCGCGAAACGGGATCGCCGGACCTGCGCAAGCTGGCCCATTCGATGAACGTGATGCAGGACCGCATCGCGCGCCTGCTCCAGGATCAGGCCAGGTCGTTCGAGGCTATCAGCCATGATCTGCGCACGCCCCTGTCGCGCCAGAAGGTGGCCGCCGAACTGATCGACGATGCGGAACTGGGCGGGGTGATACTGGCCAGCGTGGACGAGATGGAAGCCCTGCTCGCCTCGCTCCAGCGTTTCCTGCGCGCACAGCATCTCGATGCCGAGCCGGAGACCGTGGAACTGGGCCAGCTGGTGCGGGGCGTGCTGTTCCCCTATCGCGGCAGGGCGCGGTTCGCCGTCGAGGGGACTGCCAGTGTCCGGACTTTCCGCGAACCCTTGTCGCTGGCGCTTGAAGCGCTGATCGAAAACGCGATCCAGTTCGGCGGAGAAGCGCGCATCACCATCCGCCGTGTCGACGGCCACTGGTGCATCGAAATCGCCGATTCCGGCCCCGGCATCCCGTCATGCTACTTCGATGCGATCCTGGACCCGTTCTTCCGCCTCGATGCCGCCCGCGCGCGCGACACTAAGGGCTTCGGGCTGGGCATTCCCACGGCGCACCGCCTGATGATGCGCTTCGACGGCAAGCTTACTTTCGCGTCGTCGCCCGAAGGCGGACTGATCGTGCGCATCCGCGTACCGCAGCCCCAGGATGCCGCCGCCTGA
- a CDS encoding phospholipase D family protein: MTRVSPVRTALSGAGRGAGRRWAIGLGSIAAAGAALCLASRLPRRTAPTTARLPLPGDSSLSRSVAAQTSGHPGLSGVHLLSDGIDAFAARLLLARTAERTLDLQYYIWHGDRTGTLLLEAVHEAARRGVRVRLLLDDNGITGLDHVLSALNDHPDIEVRLFNPFRIRFPKTIGFLTEFGRLNRRMHNKSFTVDGAVTIVGGRNVGDEYFGAGDGALFADLDVMAIGPVVRDVEQDFERYWNSVSAYPAAQILARVGKRQRAKLASRASVVESDASARRYVERLRSLPLVRQLAQGDLDFEWAKVEVISDDPAKALRDIEHDELLAGKLDETIGEPLTELAIVSGYFVPGQQATDQLCALAQSGVAVSVLTNGYGATDVAMVHAGYAPWRKQLLKASVRLFETGTQTRGAPTKKAAKKERRKGNRLGVGSRLRATGSGSFAALRSGASTIHAKTITVDRTRLFIGSFNFDPRSYRLNTELGFVIHSPLFAAHVADAFDSIIPDASYAVSLGTDGELRWSDGTAPPRTDEPGMRLFDRVMVGIASRLPIAWLL, translated from the coding sequence ATGACACGGGTGAGCCCGGTTAGAACGGCCCTGAGCGGCGCTGGGCGCGGCGCCGGGCGGCGCTGGGCGATAGGGCTTGGCAGCATTGCCGCCGCAGGCGCCGCGCTTTGCCTTGCCAGCCGCCTGCCCCGCAGAACGGCGCCCACCACTGCCCGCCTCCCCCTGCCTGGCGACAGCTCGCTATCCCGTTCGGTGGCCGCCCAGACATCGGGGCACCCCGGCCTGTCCGGCGTCCACCTGTTGAGCGACGGTATCGACGCTTTTGCGGCGCGCCTGCTGCTGGCCCGCACTGCGGAGCGCACGCTCGACCTGCAATATTACATCTGGCACGGCGACCGCACCGGCACTCTGCTGCTCGAAGCGGTGCACGAAGCGGCCCGGCGCGGCGTGCGGGTGCGCCTGCTGCTGGATGACAACGGCATCACCGGGCTGGACCATGTGCTTTCCGCCCTGAACGACCACCCGGACATCGAGGTGCGCCTGTTCAACCCATTCCGCATCCGTTTCCCCAAGACCATCGGCTTCCTCACCGAATTCGGCCGCCTCAACCGCCGGATGCACAACAAGAGCTTCACCGTCGACGGCGCCGTGACGATCGTGGGCGGGCGCAACGTGGGTGACGAGTATTTCGGCGCGGGCGACGGCGCCTTGTTCGCCGACCTCGACGTCATGGCGATCGGGCCGGTGGTGCGTGACGTCGAACAGGATTTCGAACGCTACTGGAACAGCGTATCGGCCTATCCCGCAGCGCAGATCCTGGCCCGCGTCGGCAAGCGCCAGCGCGCGAAACTGGCATCGCGGGCATCGGTGGTGGAAAGCGACGCCTCGGCCCGGCGCTATGTCGAACGCCTGCGCAGCCTGCCGCTGGTCCGTCAGCTTGCCCAGGGCGATCTCGATTTCGAATGGGCAAAGGTAGAGGTCATCAGCGACGATCCCGCCAAGGCCCTGCGCGATATCGAGCACGACGAACTGCTCGCCGGCAAGCTTGACGAGACGATCGGCGAACCGCTTACGGAACTGGCGATCGTCTCAGGCTATTTCGTCCCCGGCCAGCAGGCTACCGACCAGCTCTGCGCGCTGGCCCAATCGGGGGTCGCGGTATCCGTGCTGACCAACGGGTACGGCGCCACCGACGTGGCAATGGTCCATGCGGGCTATGCGCCGTGGCGCAAGCAACTGCTGAAGGCTAGCGTGCGCCTGTTCGAAACCGGCACCCAGACGCGCGGCGCTCCTACGAAAAAGGCCGCCAAGAAAGAGCGCCGCAAGGGCAACCGGCTCGGCGTCGGCAGCCGCCTGCGCGCCACCGGCAGCGGCTCGTTCGCGGCCCTTCGCTCCGGCGCTTCGACAATCCACGCCAAGACCATCACCGTCGACCGCACCCGCCTGTTCATCGGATCGTTCAACTTCGACCCCCGCTCGTACCGGCTGAACACCGAACTCGGCTTCGTCATTCACAGCCCGCTGTTCGCGGCGCACGTCGCCGATGCCTTCGACAGCATCATTCCCGATGCATCCTACGCCGTCTCCCTCGGCACTGATGGCGAACTGCGCTGGAGCGACGGTACGGCGCCGCCCCGCACCGATGAGCCGGGGATGCGCCTGTTCGACCGCGTAATGGTCGGCATCGCCTCTCGCCTGCCGATCGCCTGGCTGCTGTAA